One stretch of Variovorax sp. 54 DNA includes these proteins:
- a CDS encoding AbiU2 domain-containing protein, which translates to MSFESDFEKMTTAVKAAEDEIVMAAMFHETWKPAAFDEDLRARIGTSYAAHSFNIVRIALRREMILALMRVWDRSKEAVRMTAIAEKLKDERFFQDLVAKRAVRLGMAASGVEALLTEALDQKRQAVLSLVRKYAEGGPGHVAFKKIKALRDERLAHRQAVDASAARDDPDDKEVEAFYVDSLSVVTFLLSLVLAKAFDLNEAGDVYRHHAKFFWAGARGERTEGHPNYRKPTGE; encoded by the coding sequence ATGAGCTTCGAAAGTGACTTCGAGAAAATGACGACAGCCGTGAAAGCGGCGGAAGACGAGATCGTCATGGCAGCGATGTTCCACGAGACCTGGAAGCCCGCAGCATTCGACGAAGATCTGCGGGCTCGAATAGGCACCTCCTACGCAGCGCATTCGTTCAATATAGTCCGGATCGCACTGCGTCGCGAGATGATCCTTGCGCTCATGCGAGTCTGGGACAGAAGCAAAGAAGCCGTCCGGATGACTGCGATCGCCGAGAAGCTCAAGGACGAAAGGTTCTTCCAGGATCTTGTCGCCAAGCGCGCTGTGCGCCTGGGAATGGCTGCCTCGGGTGTTGAGGCCCTCCTGACAGAGGCCCTTGACCAGAAGCGCCAGGCTGTTCTCTCTCTAGTCAGGAAGTACGCCGAAGGGGGGCCTGGGCACGTGGCGTTCAAGAAAATCAAGGCACTTCGAGATGAGCGCTTAGCTCACAGGCAAGCTGTCGACGCCTCTGCCGCTAGAGACGACCCCGATGACAAGGAAGTAGAAGCTTTCTATGTGGACAGTTTGTCCGTGGTGACGTTCCTGTTGTCACTGGTGCTCGCCAAAGCTTTTGACCTCAACGAGGCGGGCGACGTTTATAGACACCACGCTAAATTCTTCTGGGCAGGTGCTCGAGGCGAACGCACAGAGGGGCATCCTAACTATCGCAAACCCACCGGAGAGTAG
- a CDS encoding PilZ domain-containing protein, translating to MNPPVAPAASSATPARPSVIQLAIKEKGALYAAYIPLFAEGGIFIPTTREYRLGDDVYVLLTLPEDPQRYPVAGKVAWITPARAAGNRAPGVGVRFPSDEKSRQLKARIEAALGGSMASDRPTQTI from the coding sequence ATGAACCCACCTGTCGCTCCCGCCGCTTCGTCTGCCACGCCCGCCCGGCCGAGCGTCATCCAGCTCGCCATCAAGGAAAAGGGCGCGCTCTACGCGGCCTACATCCCGCTGTTTGCCGAAGGCGGCATCTTCATTCCGACCACACGCGAGTACCGGCTCGGCGACGACGTCTACGTGCTGCTCACGCTGCCCGAAGACCCGCAGCGTTACCCGGTCGCCGGCAAGGTCGCCTGGATCACGCCGGCCCGCGCTGCCGGCAACCGGGCCCCGGGCGTCGGTGTGCGTTTTCCCTCGGACGAGAAGTCGCGTCAGCTGAAGGCGCGCATCGAGGCTGCGCTCGGTGGCTCCATGGCCTCCGACCGCCCGACCCAAACCATCTGA
- a CDS encoding TatD family hydrolase, with translation MFTDSHCHLTFPEFADQMPQIRAAMAAAKVDRALCICTKLEEFDDVQALAARYDNFWASVGVHPDNEDIAEPTVEDLVRLSARPRVVAIGETGLDYYQMEERKGGRSIADMEWQRDRFRVHIRAAQQTRKPLIIHTRDASADTLAILKEEGEDGAGRAAGGVFHCFTETAEVARAALDLGFYISFSGILTFKKAQDLRDVAAFVPLDRMLIETDSPYLAPVPYRGKTNNPSYVPFVAQQIAELRHMPVEDIAKATSDNFEALFREVKL, from the coding sequence ATGTTCACCGACTCCCACTGCCACCTGACCTTTCCCGAGTTCGCGGACCAGATGCCCCAGATCCGCGCGGCCATGGCCGCCGCCAAGGTCGACCGGGCGCTGTGCATCTGCACCAAGCTCGAGGAGTTCGACGACGTGCAGGCCCTGGCTGCCCGCTACGACAACTTCTGGGCCAGCGTGGGCGTGCACCCCGACAACGAGGACATCGCCGAGCCCACTGTGGAAGACCTGGTGCGCCTGTCGGCCCGGCCGCGTGTCGTGGCCATCGGCGAAACCGGCCTCGACTACTACCAGATGGAAGAGCGCAAGGGCGGTCGCAGCATCGCCGACATGGAATGGCAGCGCGACCGCTTCCGCGTGCACATCCGCGCCGCACAGCAAACGCGCAAGCCGCTCATCATCCACACCCGCGACGCATCGGCCGACACGCTGGCCATCCTCAAGGAGGAGGGCGAAGACGGCGCGGGCAGGGCGGCCGGCGGCGTGTTCCATTGCTTCACCGAAACCGCCGAAGTGGCCCGCGCCGCGCTCGACCTGGGTTTCTACATTTCCTTTTCGGGCATCCTGACCTTCAAGAAGGCCCAGGACCTGCGCGACGTGGCGGCCTTCGTGCCGCTGGACCGCATGCTGATCGAGACGGACAGCCCCTACCTGGCGCCCGTGCCGTACCGCGGCAAGACCAACAACCCGTCGTATGTGCCCTTCGTGGCGCAACAGATCGCCGAGCTGCGACACATGCCCGTAGAGGACATCGCCAAGGCGACAAGCGACAACTTCGAAGCTTTGTTCAGGGAAGTCAAACTATGA
- a CDS encoding DUF2158 domain-containing protein, which produces MAIAKAWAPKFPVGSTVTLNTGGGPVMSVKHEPGKEGASYYCQWFAGKKLDQGEFKEEQLIAAEPKAPLPAPETEKK; this is translated from the coding sequence ATGGCTATCGCTAAGGCTTGGGCACCGAAGTTCCCTGTTGGCTCAACTGTGACGCTGAATACCGGAGGGGGCCCGGTCATGTCGGTGAAGCATGAGCCGGGCAAAGAAGGGGCGAGCTACTACTGTCAATGGTTCGCTGGCAAGAAGCTTGACCAAGGCGAGTTCAAGGAAGAACAGCTCATCGCCGCCGAGCCTAAGGCTCCGTTGCCCGCGCCTGAAACCGAGAAAAAGTGA
- a CDS encoding STAS-like domain-containing protein, producing the protein MTTVVASSNFRVQQAIQFTQRMDRAASSLGREPFTLDFSRITGAFASAMLPVCVKAMALREQGLQVRLIEPNDQSMRRLFSNTGWSNLIEPERFERVRLGRNLRQFPATNYRTHEEQNQVLNRILELILSVTPNLDRRAFAAVEWALNEITDNVLNHSESSVGGLLQLSVFNATTHKVEFSVADAGQSIPVSLGPTLTDRGSDRDVLLASVKEGVTRSAVSFQGNGLFGALQICRASRGIFAINSGGAYLTSVRGGEPFAKNTGLRSGITSIDATIDFSDVNLLEQALVFGGKKHTPVDYLELTYESYDSDDLIVPIQESGVSIRSRQAGFLFRVKLENLLRHYPDRAAILEFGDTPVISSSFADEVLGKLFQAMGPMSFSRRIIIRGANETVQAIIDRSILQRMQSANGKTPT; encoded by the coding sequence ATGACTACCGTCGTTGCATCGAGCAATTTCCGCGTCCAGCAGGCCATTCAATTCACGCAGCGGATGGATAGAGCGGCGTCGAGCCTTGGCAGGGAGCCTTTCACACTCGATTTCTCACGTATAACTGGAGCGTTCGCTTCGGCGATGTTGCCCGTTTGTGTTAAAGCCATGGCGTTGCGAGAGCAAGGCCTCCAAGTCCGCTTAATTGAACCGAATGACCAAAGCATGCGTCGGTTGTTCAGCAATACAGGCTGGAGCAATTTGATTGAACCAGAGCGGTTCGAAAGAGTTCGTCTCGGGCGAAACCTCCGTCAGTTCCCGGCAACTAACTACAGAACGCATGAGGAACAGAATCAAGTTCTTAATAGAATTCTAGAGTTGATTCTATCGGTCACCCCAAACCTTGATCGGCGCGCGTTCGCAGCTGTCGAGTGGGCGCTGAATGAAATTACCGACAATGTACTGAATCACAGCGAATCCAGCGTGGGCGGGTTGCTTCAACTCTCAGTTTTTAATGCCACCACTCACAAAGTCGAGTTTTCAGTTGCGGACGCTGGACAGAGTATTCCAGTATCTCTTGGCCCAACTCTCACGGACAGGGGGAGCGACAGAGATGTACTGCTTGCCTCCGTCAAAGAAGGAGTTACCCGAAGCGCCGTGAGCTTCCAAGGAAACGGCTTGTTCGGAGCTCTTCAAATATGCCGCGCGAGCAGGGGTATTTTTGCAATTAATTCTGGCGGAGCCTATTTGACATCAGTTCGCGGGGGAGAGCCGTTTGCCAAAAACACGGGACTGAGATCCGGTATAACTTCAATAGATGCCACCATTGACTTCAGCGACGTAAACTTACTTGAGCAGGCATTGGTCTTTGGCGGGAAGAAACATACGCCAGTGGACTACCTGGAGCTCACTTATGAGTCTTACGATTCTGATGATTTGATAGTGCCTATTCAGGAGTCCGGTGTATCAATAAGATCTCGTCAAGCAGGCTTTTTATTTCGAGTGAAGTTGGAAAATCTTTTAAGACATTATCCGGACCGAGCCGCCATCCTGGAATTTGGCGATACTCCCGTAATTTCGAGCAGCTTTGCCGACGAAGTTCTTGGGAAGTTGTTTCAAGCAATGGGGCCCATGTCTTTTTCGAGGCGAATCATTATTCGCGGCGCAAATGAGACCGTTCAAGCAATCATCGATAGGTCAATCCTTCAGCGAATGCAATCTGCTAATGGAAAAACTCCGACCTAA
- a CDS encoding ankyrin repeat domain-containing protein codes for MKNYFKKSVYLVVMAASFAVHAGSFEDFFRAVRGDNASGVRTLLNRGFDPNTRDEHGQTGLLLALREPSPKVVQVLMESPQLNVDLANAKDETPLMLASIKGQQDLVVQLLKRDAAVNKTGWTPLHYAASSGQLSIIKLLLEKYAFIDAQSPNGTTPLMMAAMYGSNDAVKLLLAEGADTAMKNQLGMTAVDFAVKANRAESAELIKAAGDAKANGVKAVPKDGKW; via the coding sequence ATGAAAAATTACTTTAAGAAGTCGGTATATCTTGTTGTCATGGCTGCATCTTTTGCAGTACATGCCGGGTCGTTCGAAGACTTTTTCCGGGCCGTGCGCGGCGACAACGCCAGCGGTGTGCGCACCCTGCTGAATCGCGGTTTCGACCCGAATACACGTGACGAGCACGGCCAGACCGGCTTGCTGCTCGCGCTGCGCGAACCGTCGCCGAAGGTCGTCCAGGTGCTGATGGAGTCGCCGCAGCTCAACGTCGACCTGGCCAATGCCAAGGACGAAACGCCACTGATGCTGGCGTCGATCAAGGGCCAGCAAGACCTGGTGGTGCAACTGCTCAAGCGCGACGCCGCCGTCAACAAGACCGGCTGGACGCCGCTGCATTACGCAGCCAGCAGCGGGCAACTGTCGATCATCAAGCTGCTGCTCGAGAAATACGCCTTCATCGACGCCCAGTCGCCCAACGGCACCACGCCGCTGATGATGGCCGCGATGTACGGATCGAACGATGCCGTGAAGCTGCTGCTGGCCGAGGGTGCAGACACGGCGATGAAGAACCAGCTCGGCATGACTGCCGTCGACTTTGCGGTGAAAGCGAACCGGGCGGAATCGGCAGAGCTGATCAAGGCGGCTGGGGATGCGAAGGCAAATGGGGTGAAGGCGGTGCCGAAGGATGGGAAGTGGTGA
- a CDS encoding DUF6953 family protein, with product MLASEAAQWMLAMLHRDGCIYQDDTVDMLTKANAEDLLRENPDGNIVLGSGLLNAFKKISASAVWIKPDRYWRWRVDEDEPGRDQRG from the coding sequence ATGCTGGCGTCCGAGGCTGCACAGTGGATGCTCGCCATGCTGCATCGCGACGGCTGCATCTATCAGGATGACACGGTCGACATGCTCACAAAGGCAAATGCGGAGGATCTGCTTCGCGAGAACCCAGACGGAAACATTGTTCTCGGGAGTGGATTGCTCAACGCCTTCAAAAAAATCTCGGCTAGCGCGGTGTGGATCAAGCCCGACCGCTACTGGCGCTGGCGTGTCGATGAGGATGAGCCTGGTCGCGATCAGCGCGGATAG
- a CDS encoding plasmid partitioning protein RepB C-terminal domain-containing protein: MISIAEIAVVNPRIRNPKIHKTITDSIERVGLKRPITVRRVLVGEGEMPYALICGQGRLESCKSLGETEIAAFVLDVSDETGHVMSIVENIARRTPSAVETMEQVRVLRQRGYSDAEIATKLGCTSSWVNNVTHLLERGEKRLLTAAEAGQIPLNLAVSISRASDNEAQKLLLDAYECGELKGQKVTVARKILGQRARSGKSGFDSLSKPLNRQPMTPEDLGKLYKKDVEMHRRIRKKSEYVQQSLLLVRQIFKELFSDKEFCETLEAEKLATVPQPLADLLLYGGPRR; this comes from the coding sequence ATGATCTCGATCGCCGAGATCGCCGTTGTAAACCCACGCATTCGAAATCCAAAAATTCATAAGACCATCACCGACAGCATTGAAAGAGTTGGCCTCAAGCGGCCGATCACCGTCCGTCGTGTCCTAGTAGGCGAAGGTGAAATGCCTTATGCACTGATCTGCGGACAAGGACGGTTGGAATCCTGCAAATCCCTGGGTGAGACCGAAATCGCAGCGTTCGTCCTCGATGTTAGCGATGAGACTGGCCACGTCATGAGCATCGTCGAGAACATTGCTCGACGCACACCGAGCGCAGTTGAGACGATGGAACAGGTTCGAGTTCTCAGGCAGCGCGGGTATAGCGACGCAGAAATCGCGACCAAGTTGGGTTGCACCTCCTCTTGGGTGAACAACGTGACCCACCTTCTGGAGCGCGGAGAAAAACGACTGCTGACGGCGGCGGAGGCCGGCCAAATCCCGCTAAACCTGGCCGTCAGCATCTCGCGAGCCAGCGATAACGAGGCGCAGAAATTGCTGCTGGACGCATACGAATGCGGGGAGTTAAAAGGCCAAAAGGTGACGGTCGCTCGCAAGATACTGGGACAGCGTGCTCGCAGCGGAAAGAGCGGATTTGACTCGTTGTCCAAGCCTCTGAATCGTCAGCCCATGACACCGGAAGACTTGGGAAAGCTCTATAAGAAGGACGTGGAGATGCATCGGAGAATCCGGAAAAAATCCGAGTACGTGCAGCAGTCGCTACTCTTGGTTCGACAGATTTTCAAGGAGCTATTTTCCGACAAGGAGTTTTGCGAAACCCTTGAAGCTGAGAAGCTAGCAACCGTTCCGCAACCTCTTGCCGATCTGCTGCTGTATGGAGGCCCAAGGCGATGA
- a CDS encoding AAA family ATPase encodes MLKSALDDHAFGSEMASLISPARPIQSIEYLHGRAKELERITRALFAPGRHIFIYGDRGIGKSSLAASAAAQAQSSDSPYIDVSCSTDSTFRSVIANIGSQAVRLSRIHKTKRTLSAGIELRFLKLSVSEEVTDNDLFEVIRTVGDAVEVLREVAAVHSIRPVVVLDEFDRMASEHERGLFSDLIKQLGDKKINVTFFFTGVGHTLDQLLGAHPSAIRQFETIELEKLNWTARWNIAVNALVKFGVEIEDNIRVRIAAVSDGYPAYVHLITEKLLWRLWDDPSEVSNVDWNHYNGAIQDAIVSVNAELKRPYEQAVNQRTEDFEEVLWAAADSEYLDRDLRQIFSSYCYVMRQRPGRIAMEYKQFSAILNKLKSKSCGEIVVASRFDRRGWVAYRESMLRGYARMRAEARNIKLVGEQETPRQVMHAPGGGGRTFGSAVPKGVHMGRIRATEDDESE; translated from the coding sequence ATGCTCAAGTCTGCGTTGGACGATCATGCTTTCGGAAGCGAAATGGCAAGCCTTATCTCCCCCGCACGACCAATCCAAAGCATCGAGTATTTGCATGGACGCGCTAAAGAACTTGAGCGAATTACCCGGGCACTTTTCGCTCCCGGTCGGCATATTTTTATTTACGGCGATCGTGGAATCGGCAAGTCGTCCTTGGCTGCGTCGGCTGCGGCGCAGGCTCAGTCGTCCGACTCGCCATATATTGATGTCTCATGCTCGACGGACTCTACGTTCCGCAGTGTGATTGCGAACATCGGCTCTCAAGCAGTGCGGCTTAGCCGGATTCACAAGACGAAAAGAACGCTGTCGGCGGGGATCGAACTGCGATTTCTTAAGCTCAGCGTAAGCGAAGAGGTCACAGACAACGACCTTTTTGAGGTAATCCGGACGGTCGGGGATGCCGTCGAAGTCTTGCGAGAGGTTGCAGCCGTTCACTCAATACGACCAGTGGTAGTTCTCGACGAGTTTGATCGCATGGCTAGCGAGCACGAGCGGGGCTTGTTCTCAGACTTAATCAAGCAACTTGGCGATAAGAAGATAAATGTCACTTTCTTTTTCACCGGAGTGGGTCATACACTCGACCAGCTACTAGGGGCTCACCCGTCTGCCATTCGACAGTTTGAGACCATTGAACTTGAGAAATTGAATTGGACCGCCCGATGGAATATTGCAGTTAATGCTCTTGTTAAATTTGGCGTTGAAATAGAAGACAACATTCGAGTAAGAATTGCCGCTGTCAGTGACGGCTATCCAGCATACGTGCATTTGATCACCGAAAAGCTACTTTGGCGGCTGTGGGACGATCCATCGGAAGTTTCCAATGTCGACTGGAATCACTACAACGGAGCGATTCAAGATGCCATTGTGAGCGTCAACGCGGAGCTAAAGCGGCCATATGAGCAGGCTGTGAATCAGCGAACGGAGGATTTCGAAGAGGTGCTATGGGCGGCTGCAGATTCAGAATACCTTGATCGCGACCTTCGGCAGATATTTAGCTCATACTGCTATGTGATGAGGCAGCGCCCCGGCCGTATCGCAATGGAATACAAGCAATTTTCGGCTATCTTGAACAAGCTGAAAAGTAAATCTTGTGGCGAGATCGTTGTGGCATCGCGATTTGATCGTCGAGGCTGGGTGGCCTATCGCGAAAGCATGCTGCGCGGCTACGCTCGCATGCGGGCTGAAGCACGCAACATTAAGCTTGTAGGGGAGCAGGAAACTCCACGGCAGGTAATGCACGCACCAGGCGGTGGTGGCCGCACGTTTGGTTCGGCGGTTCCCAAGGGTGTCCACATGGGACGCATTCGAGCAACCGAAGACGACGAGAGCGAATGA
- a CDS encoding plasmid partitioning protein RepB C-terminal domain-containing protein, with translation MDIPLDQIHCLVPLPASIKESTKYRQIRSSIHAIGLVEPIVVSLDRSQGRSFIVLDGRVRIEVLRESGVQRVLCLISTDDEGYTYNKRVNRLSVVQAHRMIVRAAERGVSVQQLAEALDVSPDAIREKFRLLDGICSEAVALLADKPATYGMFPILKQMKPFRQIDVAQTMINLGNYSIKLAAAMLQNTPSDQLMKGTATKTQRGGPVDAIVRLERELSAVQADTRLLEEDYGPASLQLEIIKTYIGTSLLENVAVVRWLAKQRPEYLQQLQRIADIRELPLQ, from the coding sequence ATGGACATCCCACTGGACCAGATCCATTGTCTAGTCCCATTGCCGGCTAGCATCAAGGAATCCACAAAATATCGGCAGATCCGCAGTTCGATACATGCGATTGGACTAGTCGAGCCTATTGTTGTCTCGCTTGATCGTTCGCAAGGACGCTCTTTCATTGTGCTCGACGGCCGAGTTCGGATAGAGGTTTTGCGAGAATCTGGGGTGCAGCGCGTCCTTTGCCTAATTTCCACTGACGATGAAGGTTACACCTACAACAAGCGGGTGAACCGCCTCTCCGTGGTGCAAGCGCATCGCATGATTGTGCGAGCGGCCGAGCGGGGGGTCTCCGTGCAGCAATTGGCGGAAGCGCTCGATGTGTCGCCCGACGCTATCCGAGAAAAATTCCGTTTGCTTGACGGCATCTGCAGCGAAGCCGTGGCTCTGTTGGCCGACAAGCCAGCTACCTACGGCATGTTTCCTATTCTCAAGCAGATGAAACCATTCCGGCAGATTGATGTCGCCCAGACCATGATCAATCTCGGAAACTACTCTATCAAACTGGCAGCTGCGATGCTGCAGAACACCCCTTCAGATCAACTCATGAAGGGGACTGCAACCAAAACACAGCGAGGGGGTCCTGTCGACGCGATAGTACGTCTAGAGCGAGAACTGTCGGCCGTGCAAGCCGATACTCGGCTGCTTGAAGAAGACTATGGGCCTGCAAGTCTGCAGCTGGAGATTATTAAGACTTATATCGGCACATCGTTGCTGGAGAACGTTGCAGTCGTTCGATGGCTAGCTAAGCAACGGCCCGAGTACCTGCAGCAACTGCAACGGATCGCGGATATTAGAGAACTACCCTTGCAATAG
- a CDS encoding recombinase family protein, translating into MSDQRAAFIDEDLREAAIPVAQYVRMSTEHQKYSTENQTAAISEYASLHGMRIVKTYEDSGKSGLNLKGRNGLQTLLHDVERPLPGFQAVLVYDISRWGRFPDPDEAAAYVHACKSRGIRVIYCAEPFNNDGSLPSTVFIGIKRSMAAEYSRELSVKVFAGACNIVRHGYRQGGAPGFGLRRQLIDEQHNVKGLLPRGERKSIQTDRVVLVPGPPEEIALVHRIYRLFLQESMSERLIASVLNREGLTSDVGIQWTRGTIHQILTNEKYIGHNVYNRSSFKLKVQHVRNPPEQWIRRDGAFEAIVPIEMFAQAQAIIAERSLHLDDSQMLRMLRQTLEKHGALSGILIDEDGDAPSSSAYRSRFGSLLRAYSLIGYTPRRDYAYLEINKALRRRHPELINEITSGIEKNGGWAVRNGATDLLTINGEFTMTLVIARCKPTAAGTYRWRIRFDASLHPDVTVVARMDPSNRSAHDYYVFPAIDFSTDSLPVLENNGFTLDAYRTDSLEIIYQMAGRVPLPEVG; encoded by the coding sequence GTGTCCGACCAACGCGCGGCGTTCATTGACGAGGATTTGAGGGAAGCCGCAATACCGGTAGCCCAGTACGTTCGCATGTCCACCGAGCATCAGAAGTACTCCACTGAGAACCAGACGGCAGCAATATCCGAGTACGCAAGCTTGCATGGCATGCGGATCGTCAAGACCTACGAGGACTCCGGCAAGAGTGGACTGAACCTTAAGGGGCGCAACGGATTGCAGACGCTGTTGCATGACGTGGAGAGGCCGCTCCCAGGCTTTCAGGCGGTTCTGGTCTACGACATCAGCCGCTGGGGGAGGTTTCCCGATCCGGACGAAGCCGCGGCCTACGTGCATGCGTGCAAAAGCCGCGGCATTAGAGTGATCTACTGCGCAGAGCCCTTCAACAACGATGGGTCGCTGCCATCGACCGTCTTTATTGGCATCAAGCGCAGCATGGCGGCCGAATACAGTCGCGAACTCTCCGTCAAAGTCTTCGCCGGCGCATGCAACATCGTCAGACACGGATATCGTCAGGGCGGAGCGCCCGGCTTCGGCCTTCGGCGGCAACTTATTGACGAACAGCACAACGTCAAGGGGCTACTTCCGCGCGGGGAGAGGAAGAGCATCCAGACGGACCGCGTAGTGTTGGTGCCCGGGCCCCCAGAAGAGATTGCCCTCGTGCACCGCATCTATCGACTTTTTCTCCAAGAGAGTATGTCAGAGCGGCTTATCGCTTCCGTTCTCAATCGCGAAGGCTTGACCTCCGATGTGGGAATTCAATGGACGCGGGGCACCATTCATCAAATTCTCACCAACGAAAAGTACATAGGTCACAACGTCTACAACCGATCGTCTTTCAAGCTGAAGGTCCAACATGTGCGCAATCCACCGGAACAGTGGATTCGACGGGATGGGGCCTTCGAAGCAATCGTCCCAATTGAGATGTTCGCGCAGGCGCAAGCCATCATCGCAGAACGGTCGCTTCATTTGGACGACAGTCAGATGCTGAGGATGCTGCGGCAGACGTTGGAAAAACATGGCGCGCTATCTGGAATCCTGATCGATGAAGACGGCGATGCGCCTTCTAGCTCTGCTTACCGAAGCCGCTTTGGCAGCTTGCTTCGAGCCTACAGCCTGATCGGCTACACCCCTCGACGTGACTATGCCTACCTAGAGATCAACAAGGCTCTACGCAGGCGTCACCCAGAATTGATCAACGAGATTACCTCCGGCATTGAGAAGAATGGGGGATGGGCCGTGCGAAACGGTGCTACCGATTTGCTCACGATTAATGGCGAATTCACCATGACGCTGGTCATTGCACGATGCAAGCCAACAGCCGCGGGCACCTATCGATGGCGCATCCGGTTTGACGCAAGCCTTCACCCCGACGTAACGGTTGTGGCGCGCATGGACCCGTCGAACCGCAGTGCTCATGACTACTATGTTTTTCCGGCGATTGACTTCTCGACTGACTCGTTGCCGGTTCTTGAAAATAATGGATTCACGTTAGACGCCTATCGTACCGATTCGTTGGAGATCATTTACCAGATGGCGGGGAGAGTGCCGCTTCCGGAGGTTGGATGA
- a CDS encoding DNA-binding protein has protein sequence MNTEIELQSDIEALRGRFTETKDLYREVCALLFFRYGITPTASKLYQFVRKGSMSAPAEALAQFWEDLRSKARVEIDHPDLPPELKESAAEAIAELWRQATAAARQELAVMRLEDQAAVEQAQGEETRARQAETEALANADTLRRQLSKAQESLQQRQTDLEAEWRAHASAVARLQELQRHFEEARNQQERARADFSVNLGKAREAVDVANGRSDAAERRALLDIDQERQARIRVDKQLEALRSQQAQTEGRYRENMLAQADAIARLQVKADATEESQRELTASNRSLATELQAAREQLAVSQQEALQYRAEAQTLRELLDRLSPSQEVSQQEVPASKPSRVSARKAR, from the coding sequence ATGAATACCGAAATCGAACTCCAGAGCGACATCGAAGCCCTCAGGGGGCGATTTACGGAGACCAAAGACCTCTATCGCGAGGTTTGCGCGTTGCTGTTCTTCCGCTATGGCATCACCCCCACGGCCAGCAAGCTGTACCAGTTCGTGCGCAAGGGCTCGATGAGCGCTCCAGCAGAGGCGTTGGCCCAATTCTGGGAGGATCTGCGCAGCAAGGCGCGCGTCGAAATTGACCATCCGGATCTGCCGCCTGAACTCAAAGAGAGCGCAGCGGAAGCCATCGCCGAGCTGTGGCGCCAGGCCACGGCCGCCGCACGCCAGGAGTTGGCGGTGATGCGCTTGGAGGACCAGGCCGCGGTCGAGCAAGCCCAGGGAGAGGAAACTCGGGCTCGCCAGGCGGAAACTGAGGCACTGGCCAACGCCGATACCCTGCGTCGGCAGCTGAGCAAAGCTCAGGAATCGCTCCAGCAGCGGCAAACGGACCTGGAGGCAGAGTGGCGCGCCCACGCCAGCGCCGTTGCACGCTTGCAGGAGTTGCAGCGCCACTTCGAGGAGGCGCGCAATCAGCAGGAGCGGGCTCGAGCAGATTTCAGCGTCAACTTAGGCAAGGCGCGAGAGGCCGTGGACGTCGCGAACGGTCGTTCGGACGCTGCCGAGCGGCGCGCACTGCTGGACATCGACCAGGAGCGTCAGGCTCGGATCAGAGTCGATAAGCAGCTCGAGGCTCTGCGCAGCCAACAGGCGCAGACCGAAGGCCGCTATCGCGAGAACATGCTGGCTCAGGCTGATGCGATTGCGCGGCTGCAGGTCAAGGCCGATGCAACAGAAGAGTCGCAACGGGAGCTCACCGCCAGCAACCGAAGCCTTGCCACCGAGCTTCAGGCCGCGCGGGAACAGCTGGCAGTAAGCCAGCAGGAAGCGCTGCAATATCGCGCTGAAGCGCAAACGTTGCGCGAGCTGCTGGATCGACTGTCGCCATCTCAAGAAGTGTCACAACAGGAAGTTCCTGCTTCGAAGCCCTCAAGGGTCAGCGCACGTAAGGCCCGATAG